Proteins encoded together in one Drosophila albomicans strain 15112-1751.03 chromosome 2R, ASM965048v2, whole genome shotgun sequence window:
- the LOC127566232 gene encoding acylphosphatase-2: MVFSYKSDLVVKIQITLIAIALISSPATGNNMSSSALYTCCFEVFGKVQGVFFRKYTERKANTLGVRGWCVNTINGTVKGELEAPLIPLNQMKHWLETKGSPASVIERVEFTPTKQIEQYSFNGFVIKK, from the exons ATGGTGTTTTCATATAAATCAGATTTAGTtgtcaaaatacaaataacattAATTGCAATCGCACTGATATCTTCGCCAGCAACGGGAAATAATATGTCGTCGTCAGCATTATATACGTGTTGCTTTGAAGTATTTGGAAAAGTCCAAg GTGTCTTCTTTCGCAAG TACACGGAGAGGAAGGCAAACACCTTAGGAGTACGAGGCTGGTGCGTTAATACCATCAATGGAACAGTTAAGGGCGAATTGGAAGCACCTCTTATTCCTCTGAATCAAAT GAAACATTGGCTTGAGACCAAAGGCAGTCCCGCCAGTGTGATTGAAAGAGTCGAGTTTACACCCACGAAGCAGATAGAACAGTATTCATTCAATGGGTTTGTCATAAAAA aATAA
- the LOC117576339 gene encoding bifunctional methylenetetrahydrofolate dehydrogenase/cyclohydrolase, mitochondrial isoform X3: MAQIIDGSGLAKDIRCELRKELEQFMAAGHRAPHLTAIIVGEDPASQKYVTNKMNACKEIGISSETKVLPASTTQDELLQLISEQNSNPNVNGILVQLPVPEHMDERTICNAVCAEKDVDGFNEINVGRLALDMEGIIPATPQGIKAMLELSNIETFGRNAVVVGRSKNVSLPMAILLSSDGKNATNALDATVTICHRYTPPKELAKFCRQADIIVVAVGKPGLITKDMVKPGACVIDVGINRIKDEQTGNFRLVGDVDFDEVRQVAGHISPVPGGVGPMTVAMLMKNTIKAAKSQVAYRSD, from the exons ATGGCTCAAATCATCGATGGCAGCGGCCTCGCCAAGGACATACGCTGTGAGCTTCGCAAGGAGCTGGAACAATTCATGGCCGCTGGTCATCGGGCGCCCCACTTAACCGCCATCATTGTGGGCGAGGATCCCGCTAGCCAAAAGTACGTGACGAATAAGATGAATGCCTGCAAGGAAATTGGGATCAGCAGTGAGACGAAAGTGCTGCCAGCATCCACCACCCAGGATGAGTTGTTGCAGCTGATCAGCGAGCAGAACTCCAATCCCAATGTGAATGGCATTCTTGTGCAGCTGCCAGTTCCCGAGCACATGGATGAGCGCACCATTTGCAATGCTGTATGCGCAGAAAAGGATGTCGATGGCTTCAATGAGATCAATGTGGGTCGTCTGGCCCTCGACATGGAGGGCATAATTCCAGCGACGCCCCAAGGCATTAAGGCAATGCTGGAGCTGAGCAACATTGAGACTTTTGGCCGCAATGCTGTCGTCGTGGGTCGCTCCAAGAATGTCAGCCTGCCCATGGCCATATTGCTGAGTTCCGATGGCAAGAATGCAACAAACGCGCTGGACGCTACCGTTACCATTTGTCATCGCTATACGCCGCCAAAGGAGCTGGCCAAGTTCTGTCGCCAGGCCGATATTATTGTGGTGGCCGTGGGCAAGCCTGGTTTGATTACTAAGGACATGGTGAAGCCAGGTGCTTGTGTCATTGATGTGGGCATCAATCGCATCAAGGATGAGCAGACTGGCAATTTCCGGCTTGTCGGGGATGTGGACTTTGACG AGGTACGTCAGGTAGCTGGACACATTAGCCCGGTTCCTGGTGGCGTTGGTCCCATGACGGTGGCCATGCTCATGAAGAACACCATCAAGGCGGCCAAAAGTCAGGTTGCCTATAGATCCGATTAA
- the LOC117576339 gene encoding bifunctional methylenetetrahydrofolate dehydrogenase/cyclohydrolase, mitochondrial isoform X1, whose product MWNRLVSRFGRHCIPLYTITKKISIHQIRPSCANMAQIIDGSGLAKDIRCELRKELEQFMAAGHRAPHLTAIIVGEDPASQKYVTNKMNACKEIGISSETKVLPASTTQDELLQLISEQNSNPNVNGILVQLPVPEHMDERTICNAVCAEKDVDGFNEINVGRLALDMEGIIPATPQGIKAMLELSNIETFGRNAVVVGRSKNVSLPMAILLSSDGKNATNALDATVTICHRYTPPKELAKFCRQADIIVVAVGKPGLITKDMVKPGACVIDVGINRIKDEQTGNFRLVGDVDFDEVRQVAGHISPVPGGVGPMTVAMLMKNTIKAAKSQVAYRSD is encoded by the exons atgtgGAATCGTTTGGTCAGCAGATTTGGCAGACATTGCATACCGTTATATAcaattaccaaaaaaattaGTATCCACCAAATAAGGCCAAGTTGTGC TAACATGGCTCAAATCATCGATGGCAGCGGCCTCGCCAAGGACATACGCTGTGAGCTTCGCAAGGAGCTGGAACAATTCATGGCCGCTGGTCATCGGGCGCCCCACTTAACCGCCATCATTGTGGGCGAGGATCCCGCTAGCCAAAAGTACGTGACGAATAAGATGAATGCCTGCAAGGAAATTGGGATCAGCAGTGAGACGAAAGTGCTGCCAGCATCCACCACCCAGGATGAGTTGTTGCAGCTGATCAGCGAGCAGAACTCCAATCCCAATGTGAATGGCATTCTTGTGCAGCTGCCAGTTCCCGAGCACATGGATGAGCGCACCATTTGCAATGCTGTATGCGCAGAAAAGGATGTCGATGGCTTCAATGAGATCAATGTGGGTCGTCTGGCCCTCGACATGGAGGGCATAATTCCAGCGACGCCCCAAGGCATTAAGGCAATGCTGGAGCTGAGCAACATTGAGACTTTTGGCCGCAATGCTGTCGTCGTGGGTCGCTCCAAGAATGTCAGCCTGCCCATGGCCATATTGCTGAGTTCCGATGGCAAGAATGCAACAAACGCGCTGGACGCTACCGTTACCATTTGTCATCGCTATACGCCGCCAAAGGAGCTGGCCAAGTTCTGTCGCCAGGCCGATATTATTGTGGTGGCCGTGGGCAAGCCTGGTTTGATTACTAAGGACATGGTGAAGCCAGGTGCTTGTGTCATTGATGTGGGCATCAATCGCATCAAGGATGAGCAGACTGGCAATTTCCGGCTTGTCGGGGATGTGGACTTTGACG AGGTACGTCAGGTAGCTGGACACATTAGCCCGGTTCCTGGTGGCGTTGGTCCCATGACGGTGGCCATGCTCATGAAGAACACCATCAAGGCGGCCAAAAGTCAGGTTGCCTATAGATCCGATTAA
- the LOC117576339 gene encoding bifunctional methylenetetrahydrofolate dehydrogenase/cyclohydrolase, mitochondrial isoform X2 codes for MRFTSNMAQIIDGSGLAKDIRCELRKELEQFMAAGHRAPHLTAIIVGEDPASQKYVTNKMNACKEIGISSETKVLPASTTQDELLQLISEQNSNPNVNGILVQLPVPEHMDERTICNAVCAEKDVDGFNEINVGRLALDMEGIIPATPQGIKAMLELSNIETFGRNAVVVGRSKNVSLPMAILLSSDGKNATNALDATVTICHRYTPPKELAKFCRQADIIVVAVGKPGLITKDMVKPGACVIDVGINRIKDEQTGNFRLVGDVDFDEVRQVAGHISPVPGGVGPMTVAMLMKNTIKAAKSQVAYRSD; via the exons atgcgTTTCACAAG TAACATGGCTCAAATCATCGATGGCAGCGGCCTCGCCAAGGACATACGCTGTGAGCTTCGCAAGGAGCTGGAACAATTCATGGCCGCTGGTCATCGGGCGCCCCACTTAACCGCCATCATTGTGGGCGAGGATCCCGCTAGCCAAAAGTACGTGACGAATAAGATGAATGCCTGCAAGGAAATTGGGATCAGCAGTGAGACGAAAGTGCTGCCAGCATCCACCACCCAGGATGAGTTGTTGCAGCTGATCAGCGAGCAGAACTCCAATCCCAATGTGAATGGCATTCTTGTGCAGCTGCCAGTTCCCGAGCACATGGATGAGCGCACCATTTGCAATGCTGTATGCGCAGAAAAGGATGTCGATGGCTTCAATGAGATCAATGTGGGTCGTCTGGCCCTCGACATGGAGGGCATAATTCCAGCGACGCCCCAAGGCATTAAGGCAATGCTGGAGCTGAGCAACATTGAGACTTTTGGCCGCAATGCTGTCGTCGTGGGTCGCTCCAAGAATGTCAGCCTGCCCATGGCCATATTGCTGAGTTCCGATGGCAAGAATGCAACAAACGCGCTGGACGCTACCGTTACCATTTGTCATCGCTATACGCCGCCAAAGGAGCTGGCCAAGTTCTGTCGCCAGGCCGATATTATTGTGGTGGCCGTGGGCAAGCCTGGTTTGATTACTAAGGACATGGTGAAGCCAGGTGCTTGTGTCATTGATGTGGGCATCAATCGCATCAAGGATGAGCAGACTGGCAATTTCCGGCTTGTCGGGGATGTGGACTTTGACG AGGTACGTCAGGTAGCTGGACACATTAGCCCGGTTCCTGGTGGCGTTGGTCCCATGACGGTGGCCATGCTCATGAAGAACACCATCAAGGCGGCCAAAAGTCAGGTTGCCTATAGATCCGATTAA
- the LOC117576335 gene encoding nuclear factor NF-kappa-B p110 subunit: MNQYFDLDQGKNVVAYVNNNDCSSTSGYSSANSPTSMTHSPAHSPETMVLQNEFANLNLPAISSNSPSPQHQLQHHMQNSPYHTTQASQLLTNGNLGMDIDVSNPNNNSNLTFGNMYMPVDHFYATPSPQSVGFPTTTNVVDNVTNMGIKNEYTAVLHIAEQPVEKFRFRYKSEMHGTHGSLNGINSKRTPKTFPEVILRNYKGPAVIRCSLFQTNLDSPHSHQLVVRKDEHDVCDPHDLHVSQDRGYVAQFINMGIIHTAKKYIFDELLKKKKDRLVFQLGRRELSTKQIQELHQETEREAKDMNLNQVRLCFEAFKIEENNTWTPIAAPVFSNAINNRKSAQTGELRIVRLSKPTGSVMGNDELILLVEKVSKKNIKVRFFEENEDGETVWEQYAKFRESDVHHQYAIVCQTPAYSDKDVEKEVAVSIELIRPSDDERSFPPLPFRYKPRDAIVSRKRRRTCSSFNSSSSSGGGSGHNSFELPKTVPQQGLPSVSFHDQTISQEFGREIHVDDLLPESCRNILKVNTSELEKLCVPMLGMLENDGHSQADSSAALAGTSSSGQNRTSNYLSEIFKIFDATRRTSDDEQLFKATRKRVKDLFTEHALNNTESNDTLLHEVISQRKDNLKLAFKMFQVMNYFKLHELANNVSNAEGDNGLHVACQQNRPHYIRPLLALDCSPNQQNHIGNTALHVAVKEEHLNCIESFLNGGQNIKLDLTLKNDDGLTPLHMAITQNRYDVAKKLIDHDRSSINVTNTKDGNNALHMAVLEQNLELLMLILDAQDVTDVLVAKNAAGLTPLELSRGRDNDKCRRVLEQVYADKLNLPMTWIPVNVKEEMESSSAEDDEESNPEAPTMEIKTEEPEMVVKTEETAMELDEIYANRQLEKLLNNKTRFDKLVTLLNEPSSRNAKLPKWKELAEKSSMNQLIFLWSNSEGMLNYIHYKSSKAEYKSFALTLQAMGLLTIHD; encoded by the exons ATGaatcaatattttgatttggatCAGGGCAAGAATGTCGTTGCCTACGTCAATAACAATGATTGTTCCAGCACAAGCGGTTACAGCAGTGCGAATTCACCAACATCGATGACACATTCGCCCGCGCACTCCCCCGAAACAATGGTGCTGCAAAATGAGTTTGCCAACCTCAATTTGCCCGCGATATCATCGAATTCACCTTCACCACAGCACCAACTACAGCACCACATGCAAAACTCACCTTACCACACAACGCAAGCAAGTCAGCTGCTAACAAATGGCAACCTCGGCATGGATATCGATGTCAGCAatccaaacaacaacagtaatcTAACCTTTGGCAATATGTACATGCCAGTGGATCATTTCTATGCAACGCCCAGTCCACAATCTGTGGGCTTCCCCACCACCACCAACGTGGTGGACAATGTGACAAATATGGGCATCAAAAATGAATACACCGCTGTGCTTCACATTGCCGAGCAACCGGTGGAAAAGTTTCGCTTTCGCTATAAGTCCGAAATGCATGGCACACATGGCTCGCTCAATGGTATAAACTCGAAACGCACTCCAAAAACATTTCCCGAGGTAATATTGCGCAACTACAAGGGACCGGCGGTAATACGTTGCAGTCTGTTCCAAACCAATCTGGATAGTCCTCATTCGCATCAACTGGTCGTGAGGAAGGATGAGCACGATGTCTGCGATCCACATGATTTGCACGTGTCACAGGATCGTGGCTATGTGGCGCAGTTCATCAACATGGGCATCATACACACGGCCAAGAAGTATATCTTCGACGAGCTGCTTAAGAAGAAAAAGGATCGATTGGTCTTCCAGTTGGGACGCCGAGAGTTATCCACCAAGCAGATACAAGAGCTGCATCAGGAAACAGAGCGCGAGGCGAAAGACATGAATTTGAATCAG gTACGCCTCTGTTTTGAGGCCTTTAAGATTGAGGAGAACAACACATGGACACCGATTGCGGCGCCTGTTTTCAGCAATGCCATCAACAATCGTAAATCCGCTCAAACTGGCGAGCTGCGTATTGTGCGCCTGAGCAAACCAACGGGCAGCGTTATGGGCAACGACGAGCTCATCCTTTTAGTGGAGAAGGTCagcaagaaaaatattaagGTGCGCTTCTTTGAGGAGAACGAAGATGGCGAAACGGTTTGGGAACAATATGCCAAATTCCGTGAATCCGATGTGCATCATCAGTATGCAATTGTTTGTCAAACGCCCGCCTACAGCGACAAGGATGTGGAGAAGGAGGTGGCCGTCTCCATTGAGCTGATACGTCCCTCGGACGATGAGCGATCCTTTCCGCCACTCCCCTTCCGTTACAAGCCCCGCGATGCGATTGTTTCGCGCAAACGTCGACGCACTTGCTCCTcgttcaacagcagcagcagcagcggcggcggaaGTGGACATAACTCTTTTGAGTTACCTAAAACGGTGCCGCAACAGGGTTTGCCGAGCGTCTCGTTTCATGATCAGACCATTAGCCAAGAGTTTGGTCGCGAGATTCACGTCGATGACTTGTTGCCGGAGTCGTGTCGCAACATTTTGAAAGTGAACACCTCAGAGTTGGAGAAACTATGTGTGCCCATGTTAGGTATGCTGGAGAACGATGGTCACTCACAGGCGGATTCATCAGCAGCACTTGCCGGCACATCATCATCGGGACAGAATCGTACCAGCAACTATTTGAGTGAAATATTCAAGATCTTCGATGCAACGCGACGCACAAGCGATGATGAGCAGCTCTTTAAGGCGACGCGAAAACGTGTCAAGGATCTGTTCACCGAGCATGCGCTGAACAACACCGAAAGCAACGATACGCTGCTCCACGAGGTAATCAGCCAGCGCAAGGATAACTTGAAGctggcatttaaaatgttccaAGTTATGAACTACTTCAAGCTGCACGAGCTGGCCAACAATGTGTCCAATGCGGAGGGCGACAATGGCTTGCATGTAGCCTGCCAACAGAATCGTCCCCACTACATACGGCCATTGTTGGCCTTGGATTGCAGTCCCAATCAACAGAATCACATAGGTAACACGGCGTTGCATGTGGCCGTCAAGGAGGAGCATCTCAATTGCATTGAGAGCTTCCTCAATGGCGGGCAGAACATCAAACTGGATTTGACGCTGAAAAACGATGATGGTCTGACGCCTCTGCACATGGCCATCACCCAGAATCGTTATGATGTGGCAAAGAAGTTGATTGATCATGATCGCAGCTCTATCAATGTGACAAACACCAAGGATGGCAACAATGCCTTGCATATGGCAGTGTTGGAGCAGAACTTAGAGTTGCTTATGCTGATACTGGATGCACAGGATGTCACTGACGTACTGGTGGCGAAAAATGCAGCCGGCCTGACGCCATTGGAATTGTCCCGCGGCCGTGATAACGATAAATGCAGACGGGTACTCGAGCAGGTTTATGCCGATAAACTCAATTTGCCCATGACCTGGATACCGGTCAATGTGAAGGAAGAAATGGAATCGTCGTCGGCCGAAGATGATGAGGAGAGCAACCCTGAAGCGCCGACCATGGAGATTAAAACAGAAGAGCCTGAGATGGTCGTTAAAACCGAGGAGACGGCTATGGAGTTGGATGAGATATATGCAAACCGACAACTGGAAAAGTTGCTCAATAATAAAACGCGTTTCGACAAACTGGTCACGTTACTTAATGAGCCAAGCAGTCGGAATGCCAAGTTGCCCAAGTGGAAAGAACTGGCAGAGAAATCCTCAATGAATCAACTCATATTCCTCTGGTCGAATTCCGAGGGCATGCTTAACTACATACACTACAAGTCTAGTAAAGCCGAGTACAAATCATTTGCATTAACGCTTCAGGCAATGGGACTTCTCACCATCCACGATTAG
- the LOC127566231 gene encoding uncharacterized protein LOC127566231 translates to MQSYGGPDQSHLHKSEQRAVFAHPATNPWLLDGMPWMLATTNAPQPGGVMQFGANTNHNAVDIETQCGKWQQKRKSLEQQASGLPPKQLITEERITAHFSGLQISGDANGGVVSGPHNNNSSGQNVNGGLATDDIPSTSTGKTHHPNPAYQMAAMELEQKLRNANRIVICDEVKQGVVSPVVAAVTGAGAMPPEWLIKSIPRPCTALVPWQPPTTLHIPLHNKEQATRSSRGAQHASSNVARNAAAVVDLDDYDDEQQFFENNNTCNVNLNKSDEQMDEDL, encoded by the exons ATGCA GTCTTACGGCGGCCCCGACCAGAGCCATCTACATAAGTCGGAGCAACGAGCGGTTTTTGCACATCCTGCGACAAATCCTTGGCTCTTGGACGGAATGCCTTGGATGCTGGCCACCACAAATGCCCCACAGCCGGGTGGCGTGATGCAATTTGGGGCGAATACCAATCACAATGCTGTCGACATTGAAACACAATGCGGCAAGTGGCAACAAAAGCGCAAATCACTCGAGCAACAAGCTTCTGGACT CCCACCAAAACAGCTTATAACCGAGGAGCGCATAACGGCACATTTCAGTGGCCTGCAAATCTCTGGAGATGCCAACGGCGGCGTCGTCTCTGGTccccacaacaataacagcagcggACAAAATGTGAATGGTGGACTGGCCACCGATGACATACCGTCGACGAGCACGGGTAAAACGCATCATCCGAATCCAGCATATCAAATGGCTGCTATGGAATTGGAGCAGAAGCTGCGCAATGCCAATCGAATTGTGATCTGTGATGAAGTGAAGCAGGGCGTCGTCAGTCCGGTGGTGGCCGCCGTAACAGGTGCAGGTGCCATGCCACCCGAGTGGCTTATCAAATCGATACCCAGGCCATGCACTGCTCTGGTGCCATGGCAGCCACCCACAACACTCCACATCCCGCTTCACAATAAGGAACAAGCAACGCGATCCTCTCGAGGAGCGCAGCATGCTTCATCTAATGTGGCACGGaatgctgcagctgttgtggACCTCGATGATTACGATGATGAGCAGCAGTTCTTTGAGAATAACAATACATGCAATGTGAATTTAAACAAGTCTGATGAACAAATGGACGAAGATCTGTAG